From Candidatus Methylomirabilota bacterium, the proteins below share one genomic window:
- a CDS encoding roadblock/LC7 domain-containing protein, translating to MKGAGMVIHEEDAARIHEVLSHFLRESGAAEVLLIDRGGQLLAMDGINRPLDTVSISALAAGAYSSTSAMAQLLGETQFTVLFHEGIKQSIHVSTVDEGAILMAIFDERTTVGMVRLFAKETSKRIGVVLAETRARPKRGAEFVAPLSSEESGPTWEPLR from the coding sequence ATGAAGGGCGCCGGCATGGTGATCCACGAAGAGGACGCCGCACGCATCCATGAGGTCCTCTCCCACTTTCTCAGGGAGTCGGGAGCGGCCGAGGTCCTCCTGATCGACCGGGGCGGCCAGCTCCTGGCCATGGACGGAATCAATCGGCCGCTGGATACGGTGTCGATCTCGGCGCTGGCCGCCGGGGCCTACAGCTCGACCAGCGCCATGGCCCAGCTCCTGGGCGAGACCCAGTTCACCGTGTTGTTCCATGAAGGGATCAAGCAGTCGATCCACGTGTCGACCGTGGACGAGGGTGCGATCCTGATGGCCATCTTCGACGAGCGGACGACGGTGGGGATGGTACGCCTGTTCGCCAAGGAGACCAGCAAGCGCATCGGGGTGGTGCTGGCCGAGACCCGAGCCCGACCCAAGCGCGGGGCGGAGTTCGTGGCTCCGCTCTCGTCGGAGGAGAGCGGGCCGACCTGGGAACCCCTACGATGA